A window from Deinococcus malanensis encodes these proteins:
- the argB gene encoding acetylglutamate kinase, whose product MIVKYGGNAMKSLELRRAVASEIAALRRDLMVVVVHGGGPVIERELAARQLPSEFRDGLRVTTPDAMDVVEMALCQLNKQLSQDVGQAVGLMGRDCGLLRAEVLDPALGRVGRVTAVNADLLRTLLGAGLTPVVGCVALGPDGEALNVNADTAAGAVAGALNEGIIFLTDVDGVYRSFPDPQSRASLLRRAEVEAGISEGWIAGGMIPKVRAALDALDRGAPFATIASGMRAGVLAAAARGEAGTRILP is encoded by the coding sequence GTGATCGTCAAGTACGGCGGGAATGCCATGAAAAGCCTGGAGTTGCGACGCGCGGTGGCTTCCGAGATCGCTGCACTGCGCCGTGACCTGATGGTCGTGGTAGTGCATGGGGGCGGCCCGGTGATCGAGCGCGAACTTGCGGCCCGGCAGCTTCCCAGTGAATTCCGGGATGGACTGCGGGTCACCACGCCGGACGCCATGGATGTGGTGGAGATGGCGCTGTGCCAGCTGAACAAGCAGCTGAGTCAGGATGTGGGGCAGGCCGTGGGTCTGATGGGCCGCGACTGCGGGTTGCTGCGCGCCGAGGTTCTGGACCCTGCGCTGGGCCGGGTGGGGCGGGTTACCGCTGTGAACGCCGACCTGCTGCGCACCCTGCTGGGCGCCGGGTTGACGCCGGTGGTGGGCTGCGTCGCCCTGGGCCCGGACGGCGAGGCCCTGAATGTCAACGCCGATACCGCCGCAGGTGCAGTGGCCGGCGCCCTGAACGAAGGCATCATCTTCCTGACTGATGTGGACGGGGTGTACCGCTCGTTTCCCGACCCACAGAGCCGCGCCTCCCTGCTGAGGCGCGCCGAGGTCGAAGCCGGGATTTCAGAGGGCTGGATTGCCGGCGGCATGATCCCCAAGGTCCGCGCCGCTCTGGACGCCCTGGACCGGGGCGCCCCCTTCGCTACGATTGCCAGCGGCATGCGTGCTGGCGTCCTGGCCGCCGCCGCACGGGGAGAGGCCGGCACCCGGATTCTTCCGTAG
- a CDS encoding GNAT family N-acetyltransferase, which yields MNSTPLALHHAPLLYRLYTEAPGYFTLLGTRVPSQKEVERDVEIALLDPRRRLELLHDDHGELVGSLDYKLDFPEPGDLTINLLLITEGRQSQRLGEQAIRNLETRLPRGTTRLLASVLGDNPRGARFWERQGFTFTLDARPVMSWYAKTLQPSSPASSTPEDTSPRDPAGTPNLSYVPH from the coding sequence TTGAACTCCACGCCGCTGGCGCTCCACCATGCGCCGCTGCTTTACAGGCTGTACACCGAGGCTCCCGGATATTTCACGTTACTGGGCACCCGCGTGCCCTCCCAGAAAGAGGTCGAGCGGGATGTGGAGATTGCCCTGCTTGACCCCCGCCGCCGCCTGGAACTGCTGCACGATGACCATGGGGAGCTGGTGGGTAGCCTGGACTACAAACTGGATTTCCCCGAGCCTGGAGATCTCACCATCAACCTGCTGCTCATCACAGAGGGCCGCCAGTCACAGCGCCTGGGCGAGCAGGCCATCCGCAATCTGGAAACCCGGCTGCCGCGCGGGACCACCCGGCTTCTGGCAAGCGTGCTGGGCGACAATCCGCGCGGAGCACGCTTCTGGGAACGGCAGGGATTTACCTTCACGCTTGACGCCCGGCCGGTCATGTCCTGGTACGCCAAGACTCTGCAGCCCAGTTCACCTGCTTCCAGTACGCCGGAGGACACCAGCCCCCGGGACCCTGCCGGAACCCCCAATCTGAGCTACGTGCCTCACTGA
- the purK gene encoding 5-(carboxyamino)imidazole ribonucleotide synthase: MTLGRERPLTLGILGGGQLAQMLALAALPLGVRVKVLEPDPQAPARLCAEHLRAPYTDPAGLDALAGCDAVTLEFENVPVQALSALEDRMPVRPAGTLLARSKHRAFEKEALHAAGAGTAPFVRLETPADLDGALERVGGQGLLKTSELGYDGKGQVRVRSASELQAAWEGLGRVPCVLEGLVPFEREVSLAVARSASGQVAFGPLVENVHRSGILRTSVYPAAVPSATEARARELAHAVAENWALEGLITLEFFLLPGGELLVNEVAPRVHNSGHLTQDGGGVSQFEAQVRAVLDLPLADWRPLHSCAMVNVVGVEDESGQARHPDWAGIDALEGTRVHLYHKDWRAGRKLGHVNLVASDQITLGPRLKQLEALIP, from the coding sequence ATGACCCTGGGCCGTGAGCGTCCGCTGACCCTGGGCATCCTGGGTGGCGGCCAGCTGGCGCAGATGCTGGCCCTGGCCGCCCTGCCGCTGGGCGTGCGGGTCAAGGTGCTGGAGCCTGACCCGCAGGCTCCCGCGCGGCTGTGCGCTGAGCACCTGCGGGCCCCCTACACCGACCCGGCAGGCCTGGACGCCCTGGCCGGGTGTGACGCGGTCACCCTGGAGTTCGAGAACGTGCCGGTGCAGGCCCTCTCGGCCCTGGAAGACCGGATGCCGGTGCGTCCGGCGGGGACGCTTCTGGCCCGCAGCAAGCACCGCGCATTCGAAAAGGAAGCTTTGCACGCGGCCGGGGCGGGCACGGCACCGTTCGTGCGGCTGGAGACGCCGGCTGATCTGGACGGCGCCCTGGAGCGGGTCGGTGGTCAGGGCCTGCTGAAAACCAGTGAGCTGGGCTATGACGGCAAGGGACAGGTCCGGGTGCGCAGCGCTTCCGAACTTCAGGCTGCCTGGGAAGGGCTGGGCAGGGTGCCGTGTGTGCTCGAAGGTCTGGTGCCGTTCGAACGCGAAGTCAGCCTGGCGGTGGCGAGGAGCGCCTCCGGGCAGGTGGCCTTCGGGCCGCTGGTCGAGAACGTGCACCGCAGCGGCATCCTACGCACCAGCGTGTACCCGGCGGCTGTTCCTTCAGCCACCGAGGCCCGGGCCCGGGAACTGGCACATGCGGTGGCCGAAAACTGGGCCTTAGAAGGCCTGATTACCCTGGAATTCTTCCTGTTGCCCGGCGGCGAACTGCTGGTCAATGAAGTCGCGCCTCGGGTCCACAACAGCGGGCACCTGACCCAGGACGGCGGCGGGGTCAGCCAGTTCGAGGCTCAGGTGCGGGCTGTTCTGGACCTGCCGCTGGCCGACTGGCGGCCCCTGCATTCCTGCGCCATGGTCAACGTGGTGGGCGTGGAGGACGAAAGTGGTCAGGCGCGACATCCCGACTGGGCAGGCATCGATGCCCTGGAGGGCACCCGGGTGCACCTGTACCATAAGGACTGGCGTGCCGGGCGCAAGCTGGGGCACGTGAACCTGGTTGCCTCCGATCAGATCACGCTGGGTCCACGTCTGAAGCAGCTTGAAGCTTTGATTCCCTGA
- the purE gene encoding 5-(carboxyamino)imidazole ribonucleotide mutase: MNDTGRPRVGVVMGSRSDFETMQGALEVLRQLEVAYEVRVLSAHRTPHLLPSYAARAERLNLSCIIAGAGGAAHLPGMLAAFTRVPVLGVPVQSRALSGNDSLLSIVQMPAGVPVATFAIGAAGAKNAALFAAAMLATTDEAVRARLDAYRDAQTRAVLDDPFFDGHAQAGAE, from the coding sequence ATGAACGACACGGGACGGCCACGCGTGGGCGTGGTGATGGGCAGCCGCAGCGATTTCGAGACCATGCAGGGGGCGCTGGAAGTGCTGCGTCAACTGGAAGTCGCCTATGAGGTCCGGGTGCTCTCGGCCCACCGCACGCCGCATCTGCTGCCCAGCTACGCGGCCCGCGCCGAGCGCCTGAACCTGAGCTGCATCATCGCTGGGGCCGGCGGCGCGGCGCACCTGCCCGGCATGCTGGCGGCCTTCACACGGGTGCCGGTGCTGGGCGTGCCGGTGCAGTCGCGCGCCCTGAGCGGCAACGACAGCCTGCTGAGCATCGTGCAGATGCCGGCCGGCGTTCCGGTGGCCACGTTTGCCATCGGGGCCGCCGGGGCGAAGAACGCTGCCCTGTTCGCCGCTGCCATGCTGGCCACCACCGACGAGGCCGTGCGCGCCCGCCTCGACGCCTACCGGGACGCCCAGACCCGCGCGGTGCTAGATGACCCTTTCTTCGACGGCCATGCCCAGGCAGGCGCCGAATGA
- a CDS encoding acyl-CoA acyltransferase, translated as MTTETTRRFVIRDVSDPWAFRDLEDVQVAAWGYHDREVTPGTLFRVSAVTGGIVLAAYPDGGPDAQVPVGLAYGFPAVNAHEQWHHSHLLAIRPQWRGTGMAVALKQAQRERALAQGLSRMTWTFDPLVARNARLNLGKLGARATQYLPDWYALEDNRTTAFPADRFLIEWDLNSPGVGHAAPEPQDPRVLEEVGGQPRLRDQPATAVQVLAEVPVQSETLERSTRLAWRLALRECVTSHMARGYTVTDLAREADRAFYVLTQAEQP; from the coding sequence GTGACCACAGAAACAACACGCCGCTTTGTGATCCGGGACGTGTCCGACCCCTGGGCCTTCCGTGACCTGGAAGACGTGCAGGTGGCTGCCTGGGGCTACCACGACCGGGAGGTCACCCCGGGCACCCTGTTCCGGGTCAGTGCGGTAACGGGTGGCATTGTGCTGGCGGCCTACCCGGACGGCGGTCCGGACGCGCAGGTCCCGGTCGGACTCGCCTACGGCTTTCCAGCCGTGAATGCACACGAACAGTGGCATCACTCCCATCTGCTGGCTATTCGGCCGCAGTGGCGCGGCACCGGAATGGCTGTGGCCCTCAAGCAGGCCCAGCGTGAACGTGCCTTGGCGCAGGGGCTGAGCCGCATGACCTGGACCTTTGATCCCCTGGTGGCCCGCAACGCCCGATTGAACCTGGGCAAGCTGGGAGCGCGGGCCACGCAGTACCTGCCGGACTGGTACGCCCTGGAGGACAACCGGACCACCGCGTTTCCAGCCGACCGGTTCCTGATCGAATGGGACCTGAACAGCCCAGGAGTGGGCCACGCTGCGCCGGAGCCACAGGATCCGCGTGTGCTGGAAGAAGTCGGCGGTCAGCCCCGGCTGCGTGACCAGCCGGCCACAGCTGTCCAGGTTCTGGCCGAGGTTCCGGTGCAGAGCGAAACCCTGGAGCGTTCTACCCGCCTGGCCTGGCGACTGGCCCTGCGTGAGTGCGTGACCAGCCACATGGCCCGCGGGTATACCGTCACGGATCTGGCACGGGAGGCCGACCGTGCCTTTTATGTTCTGACCCAGGCCGAACAGCCCTGA
- a CDS encoding metallophosphoesterase family protein produces MTDLPLSVSRPLRRLLLVADYVHPFVYREGFPQGLPPVDAVLAAGDLPGDYLEFLASKLPVPVVYVHGNHANEFVYEGEERVAPRGVIAAHGRVVTVAGLRIAGWGGVPHYRDKGSGQYSPRQARWGLRRLGWQARRNLDVLLTHAPPEGPHAGQDFAHRGCPELSRFLTGQRPRLMVHGHIHEYEGRKAEYTDLTTGTRVINAYGYRVVDL; encoded by the coding sequence ATGACCGATCTGCCTCTCTCTGTCTCCCGCCCGCTGCGCCGCCTGCTCCTGGTCGCAGATTATGTGCATCCCTTCGTCTACCGGGAGGGCTTTCCGCAGGGTCTGCCGCCGGTGGACGCGGTGCTGGCTGCGGGAGACCTGCCGGGCGACTATCTGGAATTCCTGGCCAGCAAACTGCCGGTGCCGGTGGTGTATGTCCACGGGAATCACGCCAACGAGTTCGTCTATGAAGGCGAGGAACGTGTGGCGCCGCGCGGTGTCATCGCCGCCCACGGCCGGGTGGTGACCGTCGCGGGCCTCCGGATAGCCGGCTGGGGTGGGGTTCCCCACTACCGTGACAAAGGCAGTGGGCAGTACTCCCCCCGCCAGGCCCGCTGGGGCTTAAGACGTTTGGGCTGGCAGGCCCGGCGGAACCTGGACGTCCTGCTGACCCATGCCCCACCGGAAGGACCGCATGCCGGCCAGGATTTTGCCCACCGGGGCTGCCCGGAACTTTCGCGTTTTCTGACCGGCCAGCGTCCACGCCTGATGGTGCACGGCCATATTCACGAGTACGAGGGCCGCAAGGCCGAATACACCGACCTGACCACAGGAACCCGGGTGATCAATGCCTACGGCTACCGCGTGGTCGACCTTTGA
- the rocF gene encoding arginase, which yields MNISILGIPMDLGAGRRGVDMGPSALRNAHLAAHLRRLGHTVTDLGDMPVPIPETVDKHLTGGLVFLEQIQHTSQLTTQRVAALGADVFPITLGGDHSISMGTVTGNALRGQPEGVRTGVIWVDAHSDYNTPQSSPSGNIHGMPVAHLTGLGDPVLCGLGGAWQLRAEDIVMVGIRSVDSLERELLREAGIKAYTMKDVDQLGMTRIHAETMERLSGVERVHVSFDADALDPSVAPGVGTPVPGGLTYREGHLLMELLCESGRVTSMDIVEVNPVLDTHNQTAEVMVGMAASLLGQRIL from the coding sequence GTGAATATTTCGATTCTGGGCATTCCGATGGACCTGGGCGCCGGACGCCGTGGGGTGGACATGGGCCCATCCGCACTCCGGAACGCTCACCTTGCCGCCCACCTGCGCCGGCTGGGGCACACTGTGACGGACCTGGGAGACATGCCAGTTCCTATTCCTGAGACGGTGGACAAGCACCTCACCGGTGGACTGGTATTTCTGGAACAGATTCAGCACACCTCGCAGCTCACCACCCAGCGCGTAGCGGCTCTGGGCGCAGACGTCTTTCCCATCACCCTGGGCGGCGACCACAGCATCAGTATGGGTACCGTGACCGGCAACGCCCTGCGCGGCCAGCCGGAGGGCGTGCGCACCGGCGTGATCTGGGTGGATGCCCACAGCGACTACAACACCCCGCAGAGCAGTCCCAGTGGCAACATTCACGGCATGCCCGTGGCGCACCTGACCGGGCTGGGAGATCCGGTGCTGTGCGGCTTGGGCGGGGCGTGGCAGCTGCGGGCCGAAGACATTGTGATGGTCGGCATCCGAAGCGTGGACAGCCTGGAGCGCGAACTGCTGCGCGAGGCCGGCATCAAGGCCTACACCATGAAGGACGTGGATCAGCTGGGCATGACCCGTATCCACGCCGAGACCATGGAACGCCTTTCGGGCGTGGAGCGCGTGCACGTGTCCTTCGATGCCGACGCCCTGGACCCGTCGGTGGCTCCCGGGGTCGGTACGCCGGTACCGGGAGGGCTGACCTACCGCGAGGGCCACCTGCTGATGGAGCTGCTGTGCGAGTCCGGCCGCGTGACCAGCATGGATATCGTGGAGGTAAATCCGGTGCTTGATACCCACAACCAGACGGCAGAAGTGATGGTGGGTATGGCCGCCAGCCTGCTGGGTCAGCGCATCCTGTAA
- a CDS encoding creatininase family protein: MRVQDMNWEMVEAWLRTDDRCVLPLGCTEQHATLSLATDSLLAERVSLEAAAPLGVPVFPVLSYGITPTFMAYPGTLSLRTRTYLSVLEDLLGSLHTHGFRRILVVNGHGGNVPGQGWLGEWLSAHPDTRVQWHNWWNAPRTWAAVQATDELASHASWMENFPWTRLEGVAAPAERKPAVDIGRLKQLGPREARALLGDGNYAGLHVRPDEDMARIWAQAVAETRALLENGWAP; the protein is encoded by the coding sequence ATGCGTGTTCAGGACATGAACTGGGAAATGGTCGAAGCCTGGCTGCGGACGGATGACCGCTGCGTGCTGCCGCTGGGCTGTACCGAGCAGCACGCCACCCTGAGTCTGGCCACCGATTCGCTGCTGGCCGAGCGGGTCTCCCTGGAGGCCGCCGCACCGCTGGGAGTGCCGGTATTCCCGGTGCTGTCCTACGGCATCACCCCGACGTTCATGGCCTACCCGGGCACCCTGAGCCTGCGCACCCGCACCTATCTCAGCGTGCTGGAGGACCTGCTGGGCAGCCTGCACACCCACGGCTTCCGGCGGATTCTGGTGGTCAATGGCCACGGGGGCAATGTTCCCGGGCAGGGCTGGCTGGGCGAATGGCTCTCGGCGCACCCAGATACCCGTGTGCAGTGGCACAACTGGTGGAACGCACCGCGCACCTGGGCCGCCGTGCAGGCCACCGACGAACTGGCCAGCCACGCCAGCTGGATGGAAAACTTTCCCTGGACCCGCCTGGAGGGCGTAGCTGCACCCGCAGAACGCAAGCCCGCCGTGGACATAGGACGCCTGAAACAGCTGGGTCCCCGTGAGGCCCGCGCCCTGCTGGGAGACGGGAATTACGCCGGGCTGCACGTGCGCCCCGACGAGGACATGGCGCGCATCTGGGCGCAGGCGGTGGCCGAAACCCGCGCGCTGCTTGAAAACGGCTGGGCCCCGTGA
- a CDS encoding tRNA dihydrouridine synthase, whose amino-acid sequence MTPLFSARPGFYRSRLGLPGAVLAPMAGYSDAPLRQLAAEQGALWTVSEMISARGLVMGGDSENLSLGRPFEGETNRVVQLFGAESELLARAVQKVEAWFTPAAIDLNMGCPVPKIRGKGGACLLQTPEVAFELVQAMKAATTLDVSAKIRLGWDHDRSVEVAQGLAAAGVNLITVHGRTSAQRYTGEADWEAIARVAASVDVPVVGSGDIRSAAQARSRQAMGVAAVMIGRGAVGNPWLFRALATGNDHFPSAQERARTALRHAELQTRFYDDDTVRLTLRPLRKVLPQYLPDRPELRDDLVQVVTLADVERALAPLLAPPGGAVAPGHSAAVPGGEYAG is encoded by the coding sequence ATGACCCCGCTGTTCTCTGCCCGCCCGGGCTTTTACCGTTCCCGCCTGGGCTTACCCGGCGCCGTCCTGGCGCCTATGGCGGGGTACAGCGACGCGCCGCTGCGGCAACTCGCTGCGGAACAGGGGGCGCTGTGGACCGTCAGTGAGATGATCAGCGCGCGTGGGCTGGTGATGGGCGGCGACTCTGAGAACCTGTCGCTGGGTCGTCCCTTCGAAGGTGAAACCAACCGGGTCGTGCAGCTGTTCGGGGCCGAAAGTGAGCTGCTGGCGCGCGCCGTACAGAAGGTCGAGGCCTGGTTTACCCCGGCGGCCATTGACCTGAACATGGGCTGCCCGGTGCCCAAGATTCGCGGCAAGGGCGGGGCCTGTCTGTTGCAGACACCGGAAGTGGCCTTCGAACTGGTGCAGGCCATGAAAGCCGCCACCACCCTGGACGTCAGCGCCAAGATCCGGCTGGGCTGGGATCATGACCGCAGTGTCGAAGTCGCCCAGGGGCTGGCCGCCGCCGGGGTAAACCTGATTACCGTACACGGACGCACCAGTGCCCAGCGCTATACCGGCGAGGCCGACTGGGAGGCCATTGCCCGGGTGGCTGCATCGGTGGACGTGCCCGTGGTGGGCAGCGGGGACATCCGCAGCGCGGCCCAGGCGCGCTCGCGTCAGGCGATGGGCGTGGCGGCCGTCATGATCGGGCGCGGCGCCGTGGGCAACCCCTGGCTGTTCCGGGCGCTGGCCACCGGAAACGACCACTTTCCCTCCGCTCAGGAGCGGGCCCGAACAGCGCTACGCCACGCCGAGTTGCAGACCCGGTTTTATGACGACGATACCGTCCGCCTGACCCTGCGTCCCCTGCGTAAGGTGCTGCCCCAGTATCTGCCGGACCGCCCCGAGCTGCGCGACGATCTGGTGCAGGTGGTGACCCTGGCCGACGTCGAGCGGGCCCTGGCACCGCTGCTGGCCCCCCCCGGTGGGGCGGTAGCGCCCGGTCACAGTGCAGCGGTGCCCGGCGGGGAGTATGCTGGGTAA
- a CDS encoding single-stranded DNA-binding protein, whose protein sequence is MLHIEFLTDLGAKVTVDVEHENQLLDVQRHYGRLGWTSGAVPTGGYQFPLDNETDFDWSLIGARKWTSPDGEDLIIHKGHAYRRRELEAVDSRKMKLPAAVKFSRGAKSTDPEHLREKADGEFEYVTLAIFRGGKRQERYAVPGGARPASQPARPAPARVQAHTAARPAPVAVADDDTPF, encoded by the coding sequence ATGCTGCATATTGAATTCCTGACCGACCTGGGGGCCAAAGTCACCGTGGACGTCGAACACGAGAACCAGCTGCTGGATGTCCAGCGCCATTACGGCCGTCTGGGCTGGACCAGCGGGGCCGTTCCCACCGGCGGATATCAGTTTCCGCTGGACAACGAGACTGACTTCGACTGGAGCCTGATCGGCGCCCGCAAATGGACCAGCCCCGACGGCGAGGACCTGATTATTCATAAGGGGCATGCCTACCGCCGCCGCGAGCTGGAAGCGGTCGACAGCCGCAAGATGAAACTGCCCGCCGCCGTCAAGTTCTCGCGTGGTGCCAAGAGCACCGACCCCGAGCATCTGCGCGAGAAGGCCGACGGTGAATTCGAGTACGTCACCCTGGCCATCTTCCGTGGTGGAAAACGCCAGGAGCGGTATGCCGTTCCAGGCGGGGCCCGTCCCGCATCGCAGCCTGCCCGCCCCGCACCGGCGCGCGTGCAGGCCCACACCGCGGCCCGACCTGCTCCGGTGGCTGTCGCCGACGACGACACTCCGTTCTGA
- a CDS encoding GNAT family N-acetyltransferase, producing MLSSASFHELPPVPSELRTPRLLLRAPRPEDASAVHAAIQASLPELREWMVWAQNPLDLAGTVDNLTQAAQAYASRENLRLLVWTADGTELVGSSGFHALDWRVPKGEIGYWISTPHTGRGYALEVTRALTDLALETLGLRRLEIRCDARNERSARIPRALGYQLDGCLRHDAVAANDPSQLRDTLVFSVVR from the coding sequence ATGCTTTCGTCCGCCTCTTTTCATGAGCTGCCCCCGGTTCCCAGCGAACTGCGCACGCCCAGGCTGCTGCTGCGCGCCCCGCGTCCGGAAGATGCGTCTGCGGTCCATGCAGCCATTCAGGCGTCGCTGCCAGAATTACGCGAATGGATGGTCTGGGCCCAGAACCCGCTGGACCTGGCCGGGACCGTGGACAACCTGACCCAGGCGGCCCAGGCCTACGCCTCACGCGAGAATCTGCGTCTGCTGGTCTGGACCGCTGACGGCACGGAACTGGTGGGCAGCAGCGGGTTTCACGCCCTGGACTGGCGCGTGCCCAAAGGGGAGATCGGCTACTGGATCTCCACGCCACACACCGGGCGCGGCTACGCCCTGGAGGTAACGCGCGCCCTGACCGATCTGGCCCTGGAGACCCTGGGCCTGCGCCGCCTGGAGATCCGCTGCGACGCCCGCAACGAGCGAAGTGCCCGTATTCCACGGGCGTTGGGGTATCAGCTCGACGGCTGCTTGCGTCATGACGCCGTGGCGGCGAACGACCCCTCCCAGCTGCGTGACACGCTGGTGTTCAGCGTGGTGCGCTGA
- a CDS encoding VanW family protein: MKRYLLPLLTLALAVPAQAAQSGKSQPFKLILKTSEQKIQKGRVTEHPIVKSWTVPAAGIAASKKHRKLSTTLVPLLNRIEKQVNARKPEPAVFRNVSGRWIATDQTGWLFDRDRTKANLLMAIRSGKGQAQVAFKEIRPRRSVALLAKRGVRTHVATGSSSYAGSPSFREKNILVGASKLDNFFIAPGHEFNFNEEIGQIDASTGFVKGFVITGGTLEKEDGGGICQVSTTIFRALYKAGLPITERHEHSHRVKYYDPVGFEATVYAPAKNLRMKNDTGAYLMIQAGWDTAAKTVRFDVFGANTGRTVNISKPSITRFKAPKNPSYTADPNVARGARRLLDTPAQGMTSVLRRTIKVKGKVISRHTLKSTYEPWGAVYGVNPKDRRLKSRS, from the coding sequence ATGAAGCGTTATTTGCTGCCCCTCCTGACGCTGGCCCTGGCAGTGCCGGCACAGGCAGCCCAGTCCGGTAAATCCCAGCCCTTCAAGCTGATTCTCAAAACCAGTGAGCAGAAGATCCAGAAAGGCAGAGTCACCGAGCACCCGATCGTCAAATCCTGGACCGTGCCGGCTGCCGGCATCGCGGCCAGTAAAAAGCACCGTAAGCTCAGCACGACCCTGGTCCCGCTTCTCAACCGTATCGAAAAGCAGGTCAACGCCCGCAAGCCCGAGCCCGCCGTTTTCCGCAACGTGAGCGGCCGCTGGATTGCCACCGACCAGACCGGCTGGCTTTTTGACCGGGACCGCACCAAGGCCAATCTGCTCATGGCTATCCGCAGTGGCAAGGGACAGGCCCAGGTCGCGTTCAAGGAAATCCGGCCCAGGCGCAGTGTGGCCCTGCTGGCAAAGCGCGGTGTGCGAACCCACGTGGCCACCGGCAGCAGCAGCTATGCCGGCAGCCCCAGCTTCCGTGAGAAAAACATTCTGGTGGGGGCCAGCAAGCTGGACAACTTCTTTATCGCCCCGGGCCACGAATTCAACTTCAACGAGGAAATCGGGCAGATCGATGCCAGCACCGGTTTCGTCAAGGGGTTTGTCATCACCGGCGGGACCCTGGAAAAAGAGGACGGCGGCGGCATCTGTCAGGTCAGCACCACCATTTTCCGGGCACTGTACAAGGCCGGCCTGCCCATCACCGAGCGCCACGAACACAGCCACCGCGTCAAGTACTACGACCCGGTCGGCTTCGAGGCCACCGTGTACGCCCCCGCCAAGAACCTGCGCATGAAAAACGACACCGGCGCCTACCTGATGATCCAGGCTGGCTGGGACACGGCTGCCAAGACGGTGCGGTTTGATGTCTTCGGGGCCAATACCGGGCGTACGGTAAACATCAGCAAACCCTCGATCACCAGATTCAAGGCGCCGAAAAATCCCAGCTATACGGCTGATCCCAATGTGGCGCGGGGTGCACGCCGCCTGCTGGACACTCCGGCGCAGGGGATGACCAGCGTGCTGCGGCGGACCATCAAGGTTAAGGGGAAGGTCATCAGCCGGCATACCCTGAAAAGCACGTATGAGCCCTGGGGCGCGGTGTATGGCGTCAACCCCAAGGACAGGCGCCTGAAATCCAGATCCTGA
- a CDS encoding DinB family protein produces the protein MNAHEYYAYLSAAREQLWNFLRALPAEELGRDLMPEGDRFHNIKDLLLHIADVEDHWVHTIARGDGVDRDGQYAHDWVIPRAEQYDLGWIIAYGREVGARTHTFLGSEPDLHRSVKLVQDDPHSDTVTLDQLMWHVMTHEVRHTAQIALMIRQLGHTPPWLDYMRFARPQVTAAQSGGLEPDADFPEQDDL, from the coding sequence ATGAACGCCCACGAGTACTACGCCTATCTGTCCGCTGCCCGTGAGCAGCTGTGGAACTTTCTGCGGGCGTTGCCGGCCGAGGAGCTGGGCCGCGACCTGATGCCTGAGGGTGACCGCTTTCACAACATCAAGGATCTGCTGCTGCACATCGCAGATGTGGAAGACCACTGGGTCCATACCATTGCCCGCGGCGACGGGGTGGACCGTGACGGACAGTATGCGCACGACTGGGTGATCCCGCGCGCCGAGCAGTACGACCTGGGCTGGATCATCGCCTATGGCCGTGAGGTCGGGGCCCGGACCCACACCTTTCTGGGCAGTGAGCCTGATCTGCACCGCAGCGTGAAGCTGGTTCAGGACGATCCGCACAGCGACACCGTGACGCTTGACCAGCTGATGTGGCACGTGATGACCCACGAGGTCCGCCACACGGCCCAGATCGCGCTGATGATCCGCCAGCTGGGCCACACCCCGCCGTGGCTGGACTACATGCGCTTCGCGCGCCCGCAGGTGACGGCGGCGCAGAGCGGCGGCCTGGAACCGGACGCCGACTTCCCCGAGCAGGACGACCTCTGA